The following proteins come from a genomic window of Phacochoerus africanus isolate WHEZ1 chromosome 9, ROS_Pafr_v1, whole genome shotgun sequence:
- the MFGE8 gene encoding lactadherin, which yields MPGPSLLTAICGALLCASGLFAFSGDFCDSSQCLNGGTCLLDQDPQNPFHCLCPEGFTGLICNETEKGPCFPNPCHNDAECEVIDDAHRGDVFTQYICKCPHGYTGIHCEIICNTPLGMETGAIADFQISASSMHLGFMGLQRWAPELARLHRAGIVNAWTASNYDRNPWIQVNLLRRMRVTGVVTQGASRAGSAEYIKTFKVAYSSDGRKFQFIQGAGESGDKIFMGNLDNSGLKVNLFEVPLEVQYVRLVPIICHRGCTLRFELLGCELSGCAEPLGLKDNTIPNKQITASSFYRTWGLSAFSWYPFYARLDNQGKFNAWTAQSNSASEWLQIDLGSQRRVTGIITQGARDFGHIQYVAAYKVAYSDDGVSWTEYRDQGALEGKIFPGNLDNNSHKKNMFETPFLTRFVRILPVAWHNRITLRVELLGC from the exons ATGCCGGGCCCCAGTCTGCTGACCGCGATCTGTGGCGCGCTCCTCTGCGCCTCCGGCCTCTTCGCCTTCTCCG GTGACTTCTGTGATTCCAGCCAATGCCTGAATGGTGGGACCTGTTTGTTGGACCAGGATCCCCAAAACCCCTTCCACTGCCTCTGCCCTGAAGGTTTCACGGGCCTCATATGCAACGAGACTGAGAAAG gtccctGTTTCCCAAATCCCTGCCACAATGATGCCGAATGTGAGGTGATTGATGATGCCCACCGAGGGGATGTCTTTACCCAGTACATCTGCAAGTGTCCTCATGGCTACACGGGCATCCACTGTGAGATCA tctgcAACACACCTCTGGGCATGGAGACGGGTGCCATCGCTGACTTCCAGATCTCCGCCTCGTCCATGCACTTGGGTTTCATGGGTTTGCAGCGCTGGGCCCCGGAGCTGGCCCGCCTGCACCGCGCTGGCATCGTCAATGCGTGGACAGCCAGCAACTATGACAGAAACCCCTGGATCCAG GTGAATCTGCTGCGGAGGATGCGGGTGACGGGCGTGGTGACACAAGGTGCCAGCCGTGCAGGCAGCGCTGAGTACATAAAGACTTTCAAGGTGGCCTACAGCAGTGACGGACGCAAGTTCCAGTTCATCCAGGGTGCAGGGGAGTCAGGAGATAAG ATATTTATGGGTAATTTGGACAACAGCGGCTTAAAGGTCAACCTCTTTGAGGTCCCTCTGGAGGTGCAGTATGTGAGGCTGGTGCCCATCATCTGCCACCGGGGCTGCACACTCCGCTTTGAGCTCCTTGGCTGTGAGCTGAGTG GATGCGCTGAACCCCTAGGCCTGAAGGACAACACCATCCCCAACAAGCAGATCACAGCCTCCAGCTTCTACAGGACCTGGGGCCTTAGTGCCTTTAGCTGGTATCCCTTCTATGCACGGCTGGATAATCAGGGCAAGTTCAACGCGTGGACCGCCCAGTCCAACAGTGCCTCTGAGTGGCTGCAG ATTGACCTGGGCTCCCAGAGGCGAGTAACTGGCATCATCACCCAGGGAGCCCGAGATTTTGGCCACATCCAGTATGTGGCAGCCTACAAGGTGGCCTACAGCGACGATGGTGTGAGCTGGACCGAGTACAGGGACCAGGGGGCCCTGGAAGGCAAG atcTTCCCTGGCAACTTGGACAACAATTCCCACAAGAAGAACATGTTTGAGACGCCTTTCCTGACCCGCTTTGTGCGCATCCTGCCTGTGGCCTGGCACAACCGCATCACCCTTCGTGTGGAGCTGCTGGGCTGTTAG